Proteins found in one Arthrobacter pascens genomic segment:
- a CDS encoding IclR family transcriptional regulator yields the protein MAEKAPGGVQSVERVFELLELITDAGGDVTLSELSSSTDLPLPTIHRLLRTLVTLGYIRQLPNRRYALGPRLIRLGEGASKQLGAVARPQLKSLVDRLGETSNMAVLDSDMVIYVAQVPSLHSMRMFTEVGRRAHTHDTGVGKAILAQLDDEVVRGIVGRTGMPTPTAKSIGDIDSLLADLGKIRERGYSIDEEEQELGVRCFAMAVPNAPTPTAISVSGPVSRVDQSFGERAVPLLREAARAISDELNRS from the coding sequence ATGGCTGAAAAAGCCCCCGGGGGCGTCCAGTCCGTAGAGCGCGTCTTTGAACTCTTGGAACTGATTACTGACGCCGGCGGCGACGTGACGCTCAGCGAACTCTCCTCCTCCACAGATCTGCCGCTGCCTACCATCCACCGGCTCCTGCGCACCCTGGTCACCCTGGGCTACATCCGCCAGCTGCCCAACCGCCGGTACGCCCTGGGCCCCCGGCTGATCCGGCTCGGCGAAGGAGCCAGCAAGCAGCTCGGCGCCGTGGCCCGGCCGCAGCTCAAGTCCCTGGTGGACCGGCTGGGGGAGACCTCCAACATGGCCGTGCTCGATTCGGACATGGTCATCTACGTGGCCCAGGTGCCCTCCCTGCACTCGATGCGGATGTTCACCGAGGTGGGACGCCGCGCCCATACGCACGACACCGGTGTGGGCAAAGCCATCCTGGCCCAACTGGACGACGAAGTGGTCCGCGGCATCGTGGGCCGCACCGGCATGCCCACCCCCACGGCCAAGAGCATCGGCGACATCGATTCCCTGCTGGCCGACCTGGGCAAGATCCGCGAACGCGGCTACTCCATTGACGAGGAGGAGCAGGAACTGGGTGTCCGCTGCTTTGCCATGGCCGTGCCCAACGCCCCCACGCCCACGGCCATCTCCGTCTCCGGCCCGGTGTCCCGCGTGGACCAGTCCTTCGGCGAACGCGCCGTCCCGCTCCTCCGCGAAGCCGCCCGGGCTATCTCGGACGAACTCAACCGCAGCTGA
- a CDS encoding SCO4226 family nickel-binding protein, with protein sequence MTQFMDVHHNMIGITAEQLKAAHDADVEIQGDENVDFKQAWADPEAGVVYCLSEAPSAEAVKRIHERTGHPADEIHPVPVAV encoded by the coding sequence ATGACGCAATTTATGGACGTTCACCACAACATGATCGGTATCACTGCGGAGCAGCTCAAGGCTGCGCACGACGCCGACGTGGAGATCCAGGGTGACGAGAACGTTGATTTCAAACAGGCATGGGCGGACCCGGAAGCCGGCGTCGTCTATTGCCTCTCCGAGGCTCCTTCTGCGGAGGCGGTCAAACGTATCCACGAGCGGACAGGACACCCGGCCGACGAGATTCACCCCGTGCCGGTTGCCGTTTGA
- the pucL gene encoding factor-independent urate hydroxylase: MSSNIILGHNQYGKAEVRVVKITRDTDRHEIEDLNITSQLRGDFEAAHLEGDNAHVVATDTQKNTIYAFAREGVGSPEAFLLRLGEHFTSSFDWVTGGRWEAESYSWDRIRAHGREHDHSFVRNGQEVRTAVLVRDGSATHLISGLKDLTVLKSTQSGFVGYPKDKYTTLPETTDRILATDVSARWRYRTGQDFRTLDFNKNYDDVKALLLEGFTEKYSHALQQTLFDMGTKVLEAHSEIDEIRFSMPNKHHFLVDLSPFGLDNPGEVFFAADRPYGLIEATVQRHDAAPADSAWAGIAGFC, translated from the coding sequence ATGAGTAGCAACATCATCCTCGGCCACAACCAGTACGGAAAGGCCGAAGTCCGGGTCGTCAAGATCACCCGCGACACGGACCGCCACGAGATCGAGGACCTGAACATCACCTCGCAGCTGCGGGGCGACTTCGAGGCCGCCCACCTTGAGGGCGACAACGCCCACGTGGTGGCCACGGACACCCAGAAGAACACCATCTACGCCTTTGCCCGTGAAGGCGTCGGCTCCCCCGAGGCCTTCCTGCTCCGGCTAGGCGAGCACTTCACGTCCAGCTTCGACTGGGTCACCGGCGGCCGCTGGGAAGCGGAGTCCTACAGCTGGGACCGGATCCGGGCCCACGGCAGGGAACACGACCACTCCTTCGTGCGGAACGGCCAGGAAGTCCGCACCGCCGTCCTGGTCCGCGACGGCTCCGCCACCCACCTGATCTCCGGACTCAAGGACCTTACCGTCCTGAAGTCCACGCAGTCCGGCTTTGTGGGCTACCCCAAGGACAAATACACCACGCTCCCGGAAACCACGGACCGCATCCTGGCCACTGATGTTTCGGCCCGCTGGCGCTACAGGACCGGTCAGGATTTCCGGACGCTGGACTTCAACAAGAACTACGACGACGTCAAGGCCCTTCTGCTGGAAGGCTTCACGGAGAAGTACTCCCACGCCCTGCAGCAGACCCTCTTCGACATGGGCACCAAAGTCCTTGAAGCCCATAGCGAGATCGACGAGATCAGGTTCTCCATGCCCAACAAGCACCACTTCCTGGTGGACCTCTCGCCGTTCGGCCTGGACAACCCGGGCGAGGTCTTTTTCGCGGCAGACCGGCCGTACGGACTGATCGAGGCCACGGTCCAGCGCCACGATGCGGCACCGGCGGACAGCGCCTGGGCAGGCATCGCAGGCTTCTGCTAG
- the ligD gene encoding non-homologous end-joining DNA ligase, translating into MNPSKTPAEILNIAGTEVRISSPDKVVFPEPGLTKLDLVRYYLAVADGALRGAGGRPMVLKRFPKGIDGEPFFQKRVPENHPDFIDTTTLHYASGTSAEEAVIRDAAGLAWVVNLGCLDLNPHPVRAEDLEHPDELRVDLDPMPGVDWSQIVDVAYVAQEVLDDVGLVGWPKTSGSRGLHILVRIAPEWSYRDVRLAAETLAREVENRAPGLATARWWKEERGESVFVDFNQNAKDRTVASAYSIRSLPDARVSTPLTWDEVRSIRPEQFTVRTVLERFADVGDPHAGIDDAAGTLDGLLALAAELGPAEKPPRGGDGSGRRQSVMPLIEVARTKTKPEALAALDEWKSRHADAVAALHPADVLVDGMRGSSSLWYRVRVNLQHVPEAERPPQEELIADYDPWAGKEWPGRTVS; encoded by the coding sequence ATGAACCCGTCGAAGACCCCGGCCGAGATCCTCAACATTGCCGGCACCGAGGTTCGCATCTCCAGTCCGGACAAGGTGGTGTTCCCCGAGCCCGGGCTGACCAAGCTCGACCTGGTGCGCTACTACCTCGCCGTCGCGGATGGTGCGCTGCGCGGCGCCGGCGGCCGGCCAATGGTGCTCAAGCGCTTCCCGAAGGGCATCGACGGTGAGCCGTTCTTCCAGAAGCGCGTGCCGGAAAACCACCCCGACTTCATCGACACGACCACGCTGCACTACGCGTCGGGGACGTCGGCCGAGGAGGCGGTCATCCGGGATGCCGCGGGCCTGGCGTGGGTCGTGAATCTTGGCTGCCTCGACCTCAACCCGCATCCCGTGCGCGCCGAGGACCTGGAGCACCCCGATGAGCTACGCGTCGACCTCGATCCGATGCCTGGAGTCGACTGGTCGCAGATCGTCGACGTCGCGTATGTCGCGCAGGAAGTGCTTGACGACGTCGGCCTCGTGGGATGGCCGAAGACGAGCGGGTCACGCGGACTCCACATCCTGGTGCGCATCGCGCCGGAGTGGTCGTACCGCGACGTACGGCTCGCCGCCGAGACCCTCGCCCGCGAGGTCGAGAACCGCGCTCCGGGCCTGGCCACAGCGCGGTGGTGGAAGGAGGAGCGCGGCGAAAGTGTGTTCGTCGACTTCAACCAGAACGCCAAGGACCGCACGGTGGCATCGGCGTACTCTATCCGGTCCCTGCCCGACGCCCGGGTGTCGACGCCACTCACATGGGACGAGGTCCGCTCCATCCGGCCGGAACAATTCACGGTACGCACGGTGCTCGAGCGCTTCGCCGACGTGGGCGACCCTCACGCCGGCATCGATGATGCGGCCGGCACACTCGACGGGCTGCTCGCGCTGGCGGCCGAGCTCGGACCCGCCGAGAAGCCGCCGCGCGGCGGCGACGGCTCCGGCCGCCGGCAGTCGGTGATGCCGCTCATCGAGGTGGCCCGCACCAAGACCAAACCCGAGGCGCTCGCGGCGCTCGACGAGTGGAAGTCCCGGCATGCCGACGCCGTCGCGGCCCTGCACCCCGCCGACGTGCTCGTCGACGGGATGCGCGGATCGAGCTCGCTCTGGTACCGGGTGCGGGTGAACCTGCAGCACGTCCCCGAAGCGGAGCGTCCGCCGCAGGAGGAACTCATCGCCGATTACGACCCATGGGCCGGCAAGGAGTGGCCGGGGCGCACAGTGTCCTGA
- a CDS encoding CBS domain-containing protein, translating to MSVVREFMTTNAQCVKEDQTLQEAAVMMRDLDCGSLPICGSEGKLKGFITDRDIVLKCVAEARDPREVRARDLAQGTPHWIDADANIDEAIAMMEKYQVRRLPVIADHNLVGIISQGDIARNYSEERVGELVEHISAKKPMQNMA from the coding sequence ATGAGCGTCGTACGTGAATTCATGACCACCAACGCCCAGTGCGTCAAGGAAGACCAGACGCTGCAGGAAGCTGCAGTTATGATGCGTGACCTCGACTGTGGATCGCTGCCGATCTGTGGCAGCGAAGGCAAACTCAAGGGATTCATCACGGACCGCGACATCGTACTCAAGTGCGTTGCCGAGGCCAGGGACCCCAGGGAGGTCAGGGCCCGCGATCTGGCCCAAGGCACTCCGCACTGGATCGATGCCGACGCCAACATTGACGAGGCCATCGCGATGATGGAGAAGTACCAGGTCAGGCGCCTGCCTGTCATCGCGGACCACAATCTGGTGGGCATCATCAGCCAGGGCGACATCGCACGCAACTACTCGGAAGAGCGCGTCGGTGAACTGGTGGAGCACATTTCGGCCAAGAAGCCCATGCAGAACATGGCGTAG
- a CDS encoding nucleoside deaminase — MSTTVTAEQYLARSIRLATANVLNSGGPFGAMIVTADGRTFDGVNRVTADNDPTAHAEVTAIRTACRELGMFDLSGAVLYTSCEPCPMCLSSALWARVQRVVFAADRHDAASVGFDDAVFYGYFENQDRDALMPVGRLELGDPQSPMPLEPFNTWNTLESRIDY; from the coding sequence ATGAGTACTACCGTCACGGCCGAACAGTATTTGGCCAGATCCATCCGGCTGGCAACGGCCAACGTCCTCAACAGCGGCGGCCCCTTCGGCGCCATGATCGTCACAGCGGACGGTCGGACGTTCGACGGCGTCAACCGCGTCACTGCCGACAACGATCCCACCGCGCACGCCGAGGTCACAGCCATCCGCACGGCGTGCCGGGAGCTGGGCATGTTCGACCTGAGCGGGGCCGTCCTCTACACCAGCTGTGAACCATGCCCCATGTGCCTGTCCTCGGCGCTGTGGGCCCGCGTCCAGCGGGTCGTTTTCGCCGCGGACCGGCACGATGCCGCTTCCGTTGGATTCGACGACGCCGTCTTTTACGGGTATTTCGAGAACCAGGACCGGGACGCCCTGATGCCGGTGGGCAGGCTGGAGCTGGGCGACCCACAGTCCCCCATGCCGCTGGAACCGTTCAACACCTGGAACACGCTCGAATCCAGGATCGACTACTAG
- a CDS encoding NCS2 family permease has translation MTILDNSPEEHAAPNAARRATPASNATQRAGGKPKPPASNPFLDRFFQITERGSTVAREFRGGLVTFFTMAYIVILNPLILGGFTADNAPTDVAGGWLSAAQVGAVTGLTAGVMTILFGLVANLPFGLAAGLGINSFLAVSVVQEVTWAEAMGLVVINGLLIVLFGVTGARTAIFRAVPKELKAAITVGIGLFIAFIGFVDSGFIRPTAGGPPVQLGNDGSITSVPTLVFVVGLLAMGILVARKVQGGLLIGIVATTVLAAVVEAVMKIGPASATNPGGWHLNTPVLSGQLVSAPDFGLVGQFDMFGAFGRIGGLAATMLVFTLVFTNFFDAMGTMTGLAKSAGLAHKDGTFPRLKSAFIVEGVGAVAGGAASGSSNTVYIDSAAGIGEGARTGLASVVTGVLFLGSMFLTPLTSVVPLEVAAAALVVVGAMMMAQIREIKFSRFSVALPAFLTIVTMPLSYSIANGIGVGFVSWAIIGAASGKAKKIHPLMWVVSAGFLVYFARGPINVLLGA, from the coding sequence ATGACCATCCTGGATAATTCCCCCGAGGAGCACGCAGCTCCGAACGCCGCCCGCAGGGCAACACCCGCCAGCAACGCAACACAACGGGCCGGCGGCAAACCCAAGCCGCCGGCGTCGAACCCGTTCCTGGACCGTTTCTTCCAGATCACCGAACGCGGCTCAACCGTGGCCCGTGAGTTCCGCGGCGGGCTGGTCACCTTCTTCACCATGGCGTACATCGTGATCCTCAACCCGCTGATCCTTGGCGGCTTCACCGCGGACAATGCGCCCACCGATGTGGCGGGCGGCTGGTTGTCCGCTGCCCAGGTGGGCGCGGTCACGGGACTGACGGCCGGCGTCATGACCATCCTGTTCGGGCTGGTGGCCAACCTCCCCTTCGGCCTGGCCGCAGGGTTGGGAATCAACTCGTTCCTGGCTGTCTCCGTGGTCCAGGAAGTCACGTGGGCTGAGGCCATGGGCCTGGTGGTCATCAACGGGCTGCTCATTGTGCTCTTTGGCGTCACCGGTGCACGCACCGCCATCTTCCGGGCCGTCCCCAAGGAGCTCAAGGCAGCCATCACGGTAGGGATCGGCCTGTTCATCGCCTTCATCGGGTTTGTGGACTCCGGGTTCATCCGGCCGACGGCGGGCGGTCCGCCCGTCCAGCTGGGCAACGACGGCTCCATCACCTCCGTCCCCACCCTGGTATTTGTGGTGGGACTGCTGGCCATGGGCATCCTCGTGGCGCGGAAGGTCCAGGGCGGGCTCCTGATCGGCATCGTGGCCACCACCGTGCTGGCTGCCGTGGTGGAAGCCGTGATGAAGATCGGCCCGGCCAGCGCCACCAACCCCGGCGGCTGGCACCTGAACACACCCGTCCTGTCCGGTCAGCTGGTCTCCGCCCCGGACTTTGGACTGGTAGGCCAGTTCGACATGTTCGGCGCCTTCGGCCGTATCGGTGGGCTGGCGGCCACCATGCTGGTTTTCACCCTGGTCTTCACCAACTTCTTCGACGCCATGGGCACCATGACCGGACTGGCCAAGAGTGCCGGGTTGGCTCACAAGGATGGCACCTTCCCCCGGCTGAAGTCGGCCTTCATCGTGGAAGGCGTCGGGGCAGTGGCCGGCGGCGCCGCCTCGGGATCGTCCAACACGGTCTACATCGATTCCGCTGCCGGGATCGGGGAAGGCGCACGCACAGGCCTGGCCTCGGTTGTCACGGGTGTCCTGTTCCTGGGATCCATGTTCCTGACGCCGCTTACCAGCGTGGTTCCGCTGGAAGTGGCGGCGGCAGCCCTGGTGGTGGTGGGCGCGATGATGATGGCGCAGATCCGCGAGATCAAGTTCAGTAGATTCTCCGTAGCCCTGCCCGCTTTCCTCACCATCGTCACCATGCCCCTGAGCTACTCCATCGCCAACGGCATCGGCGTGGGCTTTGTCTCCTGGGCCATCATCGGCGCGGCGTCCGGCAAAGCGAAAAAGATCCACCCGCTGATGTGGGTGGTGAGCGCCGGGTTCCTGGTCTACTTCGCCCGCGGGCCCATCAACGTGCTGCTCGGCGCCTAG
- a CDS encoding FAD binding domain-containing protein — MDMNTIEAVVSTTDPAEWRDGDAWLAGGTVLFSYGSYAFGAEPLKRLLDLGSAGWPPITETDAGMELAATCTVADLYALPDPPGTSHTKWPALDLVRPCCDSFVASYKVWNMSTVGGNLCTSLPAGPVISLCAGLDGVATILGPGGASRTVPVAGFVTGDGTNCLAPGELLRSVHLPASALSSRVAFRRLSLTNLGRSGVLLIGRLDGGGALVLTVTAATKRPVQLRFRQLPDAPGLAAALDDAIPGSLYHDDIHGLPAWRRDMTYRLAEEIRMELTAPDGTAAVEVSGDFWPPQPTQQTPPQTTPAQEGG, encoded by the coding sequence ATGGACATGAACACCATCGAGGCCGTGGTCTCCACCACGGACCCGGCCGAGTGGCGCGACGGCGATGCCTGGCTGGCCGGCGGCACGGTCCTGTTCTCCTACGGCAGCTACGCCTTTGGGGCCGAGCCGCTGAAGCGCCTGCTGGACCTGGGCTCGGCGGGCTGGCCGCCGATTACTGAGACCGACGCCGGGATGGAGCTTGCGGCAACCTGCACGGTAGCGGACCTCTACGCACTCCCTGACCCGCCGGGAACGTCCCACACGAAGTGGCCCGCCCTGGACCTGGTCCGGCCCTGCTGCGATTCCTTTGTGGCGTCCTACAAGGTGTGGAACATGTCCACCGTGGGCGGCAACCTGTGCACGTCCTTGCCTGCCGGACCGGTCATCTCGCTCTGCGCCGGGCTCGACGGCGTGGCCACCATCCTGGGCCCGGGCGGCGCCAGCCGGACAGTCCCGGTGGCCGGATTCGTCACGGGAGACGGAACAAACTGCCTGGCCCCCGGCGAGCTGTTGCGCAGCGTCCACCTCCCGGCGTCGGCCCTTTCTTCCCGGGTGGCCTTCCGCCGCCTGTCGCTGACCAACCTTGGGCGCTCCGGGGTGCTGCTGATTGGAAGGCTCGACGGCGGCGGCGCCCTGGTTCTGACCGTCACCGCCGCCACCAAGCGACCGGTGCAGCTCCGCTTCCGTCAGCTGCCGGATGCCCCGGGGTTGGCCGCCGCACTGGACGACGCCATCCCCGGCAGCCTTTACCACGATGACATCCACGGCCTGCCCGCCTGGCGGCGGGACATGACGTATCGCCTGGCCGAGGAGATCCGGATGGAACTCACGGCACCTGATGGCACCGCGGCGGTGGAGGTCTCCGGGGATTTCTGGCCGCCGCAGCCGACGCAGCAGACACCGCCGCAGACCACCCCAGCGCAGGAAGGCGGATAA
- a CDS encoding molybdopterin-dependent oxidoreductase: MAIEINGIPARAEPRPGQCLRTFLREQGNLGVKKGCDGGDCGACTVHVDGTAVHSCIYPAVRAEGHAVTTIEGLAGTAGGAGEALHPMQDQFLERQGFQCGFCTAGMLMTAATFSEEQKQDLPRSLKGNLCRCTGYRAIEDAVCGHAGHPDPAGQGSGIAGEGQPEPRSGQLGDDVRAPASRAVVTGAARYTLDVPADQLEGLLHLKLLRSPHAHARGLRINTEAALKVPGVVAVFTHQDAPAQLFSTAQHELYTDDPDDTRVLDDVVRFIGQRVAAVVGETVQAAEAGVRALEVEYQELPAVFTPQDAVRPGAPALHGEKDGATARISRPEQNVVAELHSELGSVEQGFAAADFIHEQTYRTQRVQHVALETHASIASVDSDGRLQVRTSSQVPFLVRRTLCRVFGLPEQQIHVVAGRVGGGFGGKQEVLTEDIVALAALKLRRPVQLELTRTEQFTATTTRHPFTIQLKAGADAAGLLTALQLDVLTNTGAYGNHAPGVMFHGCGESLGVYKCANKKVDAQAVYTNTVPSGAFRGYGLSQMIFAIESAMDELAIGIGMDPLEFRRKNMVQEGDHMLSTHPDPEEDVLYGSYGLDQCTRLVRDALERGRERYRAAGLNQPGPDWAVGEGTALSMIDTVPPRGHFAHSKLRLLPDGTYQADVGTAEFGNGTTTVHAQLAATALFTVASRVAVRQSDTDLIEHDTGAFGSSGTVVAGKATLAAAEELAVRIRAFAAGIRQIQSSGCVLDGDSVVCEGTPVPLTELAHAAAEAGVELAAEGRWGGTPRSVAFNVHGFRVAVNRGTGELRILQSVQAADAGVVVNPRQCRGQIEGGIAQALGAALYEEVVVDDAGRVTTDILRQYHIPTFADVPRSEVYFADTSDKLGPLGAKSMSESPFNPVAPALANAIRDATGVRFAELPIARDRIYLGLKDAAVPTSP, from the coding sequence GTGGCCATCGAGATCAACGGTATTCCGGCACGGGCTGAGCCGCGGCCCGGGCAGTGCCTGCGTACTTTCCTCCGGGAGCAGGGCAACCTGGGAGTCAAGAAGGGCTGCGACGGTGGTGATTGTGGAGCCTGCACGGTGCACGTGGATGGCACCGCGGTGCACAGCTGCATCTACCCTGCCGTCAGGGCCGAGGGGCACGCCGTGACCACCATCGAGGGCCTGGCCGGGACGGCCGGGGGAGCAGGTGAGGCACTCCATCCCATGCAGGACCAGTTCCTGGAGCGCCAGGGGTTCCAGTGCGGCTTTTGCACTGCCGGCATGCTGATGACCGCGGCCACCTTCAGCGAAGAGCAGAAGCAGGACCTGCCCCGCAGCCTTAAGGGCAACCTGTGCCGCTGCACCGGCTACCGGGCCATCGAGGACGCCGTCTGCGGTCACGCGGGGCACCCGGATCCGGCGGGACAGGGTTCCGGGATCGCCGGGGAAGGCCAGCCGGAGCCACGGTCCGGGCAGCTGGGTGACGATGTCCGCGCCCCGGCCAGCCGGGCGGTGGTCACCGGTGCTGCCCGCTACACACTGGATGTCCCGGCGGACCAGCTGGAGGGACTGCTGCACCTGAAACTCCTCCGCTCGCCGCACGCGCACGCCCGGGGTCTCCGGATCAACACAGAGGCAGCGTTGAAGGTTCCCGGGGTGGTGGCGGTGTTCACACACCAGGACGCCCCGGCCCAGCTGTTTTCGACCGCGCAACATGAGCTCTACACCGATGACCCGGACGACACGCGTGTGCTGGATGACGTGGTGAGGTTCATCGGGCAGCGGGTCGCCGCCGTCGTGGGTGAGACCGTCCAGGCCGCGGAAGCCGGCGTCCGGGCGCTGGAGGTGGAGTACCAGGAGCTCCCCGCTGTCTTCACCCCGCAGGATGCAGTCCGCCCGGGAGCCCCGGCACTCCACGGGGAGAAGGACGGGGCGACGGCCCGGATCTCCCGGCCGGAGCAGAACGTGGTGGCCGAACTGCATTCGGAACTGGGCAGCGTGGAGCAAGGCTTCGCGGCCGCCGACTTCATCCACGAACAGACCTACCGCACCCAGCGGGTCCAGCACGTGGCGCTGGAGACGCACGCCTCCATCGCCTCGGTGGACAGCGACGGGCGGCTGCAGGTGCGCACGTCCAGCCAGGTCCCGTTCCTGGTCCGCCGCACCCTGTGCCGGGTCTTCGGGCTGCCCGAGCAGCAGATCCACGTGGTGGCAGGCCGGGTGGGCGGCGGCTTCGGCGGGAAGCAGGAGGTGCTCACGGAGGACATCGTGGCGCTCGCGGCCCTGAAACTGCGCCGTCCGGTACAGCTCGAGCTCACCCGGACCGAGCAGTTCACCGCCACCACCACCCGCCACCCCTTCACCATTCAGCTCAAGGCCGGCGCTGACGCGGCGGGCCTGCTGACAGCGCTGCAGCTGGACGTCCTGACCAACACCGGCGCCTACGGCAACCATGCGCCGGGCGTGATGTTCCACGGCTGCGGCGAGTCGCTGGGCGTCTATAAGTGCGCCAACAAGAAGGTGGACGCCCAGGCGGTGTACACCAACACGGTGCCGTCCGGTGCGTTCCGCGGCTACGGACTGAGCCAGATGATTTTTGCCATCGAGTCAGCCATGGACGAGCTCGCCATCGGGATCGGGATGGATCCGCTGGAGTTCCGCCGCAAGAACATGGTGCAGGAGGGGGACCACATGCTGTCCACCCATCCGGACCCGGAGGAGGACGTGCTCTACGGCAGCTACGGACTGGACCAGTGCACCCGGCTGGTCCGGGATGCGCTGGAACGCGGCCGCGAGCGTTATCGGGCAGCCGGCCTGAACCAGCCCGGACCGGACTGGGCCGTCGGCGAGGGCACGGCGTTGTCCATGATCGACACAGTGCCGCCGCGGGGCCACTTTGCCCATTCGAAGCTCCGGCTCCTGCCGGACGGTACGTACCAGGCCGACGTCGGGACTGCCGAGTTCGGCAACGGAACCACCACCGTGCATGCCCAGCTCGCGGCCACCGCGCTGTTCACGGTTGCCTCCCGCGTAGCCGTGCGGCAGTCGGACACGGACCTGATCGAGCACGACACCGGCGCGTTCGGATCCTCGGGGACGGTGGTGGCCGGCAAGGCGACCCTTGCGGCAGCCGAGGAGCTGGCCGTCCGCATCCGGGCATTCGCCGCCGGGATCCGGCAGATCCAGTCATCCGGCTGCGTCCTCGACGGCGACTCCGTCGTATGCGAGGGAACGCCAGTGCCGCTCACGGAACTGGCGCACGCCGCTGCGGAAGCCGGCGTCGAACTGGCCGCCGAAGGGCGCTGGGGCGGGACGCCGCGGTCCGTCGCGTTCAACGTGCACGGCTTCCGGGTGGCCGTGAACCGCGGCACGGGGGAGCTGCGGATCCTGCAGAGCGTCCAGGCCGCGGACGCCGGTGTGGTGGTCAATCCGCGGCAGTGCCGCGGCCAGATCGAGGGCGGGATCGCGCAGGCGCTCGGTGCCGCGCTGTACGAGGAGGTGGTGGTGGACGACGCCGGCCGGGTCACCACCGACATCCTGCGGCAGTACCATATCCCCACCTTTGCGGACGTGCCGCGGAGTGAGGTGTACTTCGCGGATACCAGCGACAAACTGGGGCCGCTCGGCGCTAAGTCGATGAGCGAAAGTCCGTTCAATCCGGTGGCGCCGGCCCTGGCGAATGCCATCCGCGATGCCACCGGAGTAAGGTTCGCGGAACTGCCCATCGCCCGGGACAGGATCTACCTTGGCCTGAAGGATGCCGCCGTGCCAACCTCCCCCTGA
- a CDS encoding aldo/keto reductase, with amino-acid sequence MEQRKLGKTGRNVSIVGLGTWQLGADWGNVDQDQAQAILAASVEAGVTLFDTADVYGDGRSEQAIGKFLADNPGLDITVATKMGRRLEQRPENYTLANFRQWVDRSRHNLGTDSLDLVQLHCPPTAVYSNAEVYDALDTLVSEGAIRSYGVSVERTDEALEAISHDGTASVQIILNAFRLKPLDEVLPAAKAAGVGIIARVPLASGLLSGKYTKETSFAENDHRNFNRTGGSFDVGETFSGVDYELGLKAVAEFEQLVPEGTGTAQAAIAWIAAQEGVTSVIPGARNVEQAKANAAAADVVLNDEFDAGVRWIYDHYFSEAIHPRW; translated from the coding sequence ATGGAACAGCGCAAATTAGGCAAGACCGGACGGAACGTGTCCATCGTGGGGCTGGGCACCTGGCAGCTTGGCGCCGACTGGGGCAACGTGGATCAGGACCAGGCCCAGGCCATCCTTGCGGCCTCTGTTGAAGCCGGCGTGACGCTCTTTGATACCGCCGATGTCTATGGGGACGGCCGCAGCGAGCAGGCCATCGGCAAGTTCCTGGCGGACAATCCGGGACTGGACATCACCGTGGCCACCAAGATGGGCCGCCGGCTGGAACAGCGGCCGGAGAACTACACGCTGGCCAACTTCCGTCAGTGGGTGGACCGCTCCCGGCACAACCTGGGCACGGACTCGTTGGACCTCGTCCAGCTGCACTGCCCGCCTACCGCCGTCTACAGCAACGCCGAGGTTTATGACGCGCTGGACACGCTGGTCTCCGAAGGCGCCATCCGCAGCTACGGCGTCAGCGTGGAGCGCACGGACGAGGCACTGGAAGCGATCAGCCACGACGGCACCGCGTCAGTTCAGATCATCCTCAACGCGTTCCGGCTCAAGCCGCTGGACGAGGTCCTTCCCGCGGCAAAGGCAGCAGGCGTGGGCATCATCGCCCGGGTGCCGTTGGCGTCGGGCCTGCTCTCCGGCAAATACACCAAAGAAACCTCCTTCGCCGAGAACGACCACCGCAACTTCAACCGCACGGGCGGCTCATTCGACGTTGGGGAGACGTTCTCCGGTGTGGACTACGAGCTGGGGCTGAAGGCGGTGGCCGAGTTTGAGCAGCTGGTTCCTGAAGGTACCGGCACCGCCCAAGCGGCCATCGCGTGGATCGCAGCGCAGGAGGGCGTCACCTCAGTGATCCCGGGCGCGCGCAACGTGGAACAGGCCAAGGCCAATGCCGCAGCCGCTGACGTTGTCCTCAATGACGAGTTCGACGCCGGCGTACGGTGGATCTACGACCACTACTTCAGCGAGGCCATCCACCCGCGCTGGTAG